From the Diospyros lotus cultivar Yz01 chromosome 13, ASM1463336v1, whole genome shotgun sequence genome, one window contains:
- the LOC127788322 gene encoding ABC transporter B family member 29, chloroplastic — protein MLLSVPMAVIMNGIHGTVVEEMALRLQLAPLSPFSKSLRFKVAPNSNHSITNLNPNRINFHFSANQTNASLSNRRSQPLSSLPSIFPYLRAQWRPIVSGWVCSAVSVYSLSLMVPKLGQLSAVMSAVDAVRLRDEAVAVGALALVRLLASYWQQALLWHAALKAVCEIRVCVFERVLQRDLGFFEGGGGVSAGDVAYRITAEASDVGDTVYALLNTTVPSILQLSAMATQMLVISPILSLISALVIPSMAFVTVYLGEKLRKISKRAHLSIAAMSAYLNEVLPSILFVKASSAELSETVRFQRLAHADMSERLKKRKMKALVPQILQLLYFGALLLLCVGSKVVLGGSFDSCGMVSFITSLVFLIEPIQGVGKAYNELKQGEPAIERLFDLTRFQPKVIERPDAIHLEYVNGGVKFCDISFKYDDDMPPVLNGLNLHIRAGETVALVGPSGGGKTTLAKLLLRLYDPLCGCILIDEHNVQNIKLESLRGHVGLVSQDITLFSGTVAENIGYRDLMTKINMERVKLAAQTANADEFIELLPEQYETNIGPRGSILSGGQKQRLAIARAVYQNSSVLILDEATSALDSRSELLVRQALQHLMKNRTVLVIAHRLETVKMANRVFLLDNGKLQEVNYSSLVSGQHDFLASSGLSI, from the exons ATGCTCTTGAGTGTTCCCATGGCTGTTATTATGAATGGAATCCACGGAACGGTTGTCGAAGAGATGGCTCTGCGCCTCCAACTCGCGCCTCTGTCTCCATTTTCCAAATCCCTCCGTTTCAAAGTCGCCCCCAATTCGAATCATTCAATCACCAATCTCAATCCGAATCGCATCAATTTCCATTTCTCCGCGAATCAAACCAACGCCTCTCTATCCAACCGCCGCTCTCAGCCACTCTCCTCCCTCCCCTCCATCTTCCCCTACCTCCGCGCCCAATGGCGGCCTATCGTCTCCGGTTGGGTCTGCAGCGCCGTCTCGGTGTACTCTCTCTCCCTTATGGTCCCCAAGCTCGGCCAATTATCTGCGGTGATGAGCGCCGTCGATGCGGTTCGGCTCCGAGACGAGGCAGTGGCCGTTGGAGCTCTCGCGCTGGTTCGCTTGCTCGCGAGCTACTGGCAACAGGCGCTTCTCTGGCACGCGGCATTGAAGGCTGTGTGTGAGATTAGGGTTTGTGTGTTCGAGAGGGTTTTGCAGAGGGACTTGGGGTTTTTTGAGGGCGGCGGCGGCGTTTCCGCGGGTGATGTCGCGTATCGGATCACCGCCGAGGCTTCCGACGTTGGTGATACGGTCTACGCCCTCCTCAAT ACAACAGTACCTAGCATCCTGCAGTTATCAGCGATGGCAACTCAGATGCTGGTCATTAGCCCTATCCTTTCATTGATTTCTGCCTTG GTGATTCCATCAATGGCTTTTGTTACGGTATATCTTGGTGAAAAGCTGCGTAAGATATCAAAGAGGGCGCATCTTAGCATTGCTGCTATGTCAGCCTACCTAAATGAG GTTCTCCCATCAATACTTTTTGTGAAGGCTAGCAGTGCAGAGCTCTCTGAGACTGTTAGATTTCAGCGATTAGCTCATGCAGACATGTCTGAACGATTGAAAAAGAGGAAAATGAAGGCATTGGTTCCTCAGATACTGCAATTACTATATTTTGGGGCATTATTATTACTTTGTGTTGGCTCAAAGGTGGTCTTAGGTGGTTCTTTTGATTCTTGTGGCATGGTTTCTTTTATAACATCATTGGTTTTCTTGATTGAGCCGATTCAG GGAGTTGGAAAAGCGTACAATGAGTTGAAACAAGGAGAGCCAGCAATTGAACGCTTGTTTGATTTGACCAGGTTTCAACCTAAG gTTATTGAAAGACCGGATGCCATTCATTTGGAATATGTTAATGGAGGGGTGAAATTTTGTGACATCTCATtcaaatatgatgatgatatgCCTCCTGTATTGAATGGGTTGAACCTTCATATTAGAGCTGGAGAAACAGTTGCTCTTGTTGGGCCCTCAGGAGGAGGAAAGACAACACTTGCAAAACTGCTTCTTCGCCTCTATGATCCTCTATGTG GTTGTATACTTATTGATGAACATAATGTCCAAAACATTAAATTAGAAAGCTTAAGAGGGCATGTTGGGCTGGTCTCTCAGGATATA ACACTTTTTTCAGGGACAGTTGCAGAAAACATTGGGTATAGAGATCTGATGACAAAAATTAACATGGAGAGGGTAAAGCTTGCAGCACAAACAGCAAATGCTGATGAATTTATTGAATTACTTCCAGAACAGTATGAAACTAATATTGGACCAAGGGGCTCGATTTTAAGTGGTGGCCAGAAGCAACG ACTTGCCATTGCGAGAGCAGTATATCAGAATTCTTCTGTCTTGATTTTGGATGAAGCAACTTCTGCTTTGGATAGCAGATCTGAGTTACTGGTGAGACAAGCTTTGCAGCACTTAATGAAGAATCGGACT GTATTAGTTATTGCTCACCGATTGGAGACAGTCAAGATGGCCAATCGAGTTTTTCTTCTAGACAATGGGAAGTTGCAGGAGGTAAACTACTCTTCTCTTGTGAGCGGTCAGCATGACTTCCTGGCATCTTCAGGACTTTCGATATAA